One Rhodospirillaceae bacterium genomic region harbors:
- a CDS encoding acylphosphatase — protein sequence MKALLRIHGRVQGVCYRIWTMEEARRRGLKGWVRNHQDGTVEVLLAGAKDKVTDMIAACRLGPSAANVVEIEVTLVNAEIGDAFETRPSVQHAP from the coding sequence ATGAAAGCCCTGTTGCGCATCCATGGCCGTGTGCAGGGTGTGTGTTACCGGATCTGGACGATGGAGGAAGCCCGACGGCGGGGGCTCAAGGGCTGGGTCCGGAATCACCAGGACGGCACGGTCGAAGTCCTTCTTGCCGGTGCGAAGGACAAGGTTACCGATATGATCGCGGCATGCAGGCTTGGGCCGTCGGCGGCAAATGTCGTGGAAATTGAGGTGACGCTGGTCAACGCGGAAATCGGTGACGCTTTTGAAACGCGTCCTTCGGTGCAACACGCGCCTTAA
- a CDS encoding two-component system response regulator, whose amino-acid sequence MNVDLERLNVLIVDDNKHMVNLIKTILHSLGVRNTREAMDGADAFTELRNFPADIVFTDLAMSPLDGLEFTLLVRNAKDSPNPYVHIIMLTGHTEFGRLRAAVNAGVTDFLAKPVSAKAIYQRIMGVIHNPPAFVREKSYFGPDRQRFQIDRLKGSLQRAQIITEASDDNLSEGDIDKLLAG is encoded by the coding sequence ATGAACGTCGATCTCGAGCGGCTGAATGTGCTGATTGTCGATGATAACAAGCACATGGTTAATCTGATCAAGACAATCTTGCATTCGCTTGGTGTGCGAAATACGCGCGAAGCCATGGACGGCGCAGACGCCTTCACGGAGCTTCGTAATTTTCCGGCAGATATTGTGTTTACGGATCTTGCCATGTCGCCGCTTGATGGGTTGGAGTTTACGCTCCTCGTCCGTAACGCCAAGGACAGTCCGAACCCTTACGTCCATATCATCATGTTGACCGGGCACACGGAATTTGGACGTTTACGCGCGGCGGTCAATGCCGGGGTCACGGATTTTCTGGCAAAACCGGTTTCGGCAAAAGCAATTTATCAACGCATTATGGGCGTTATTCACAATCCGCCGGCGTTTGTTCGTGAGAAAAGCTATTTCGGACCGGACCGTCAGCGATTCCAGATAGACCGCCTGAAAGGCAGCCTTCAAAGGGCGCAAATTATTACGGAGGCTTCAGACGATAATTTGTCTGAGGGTGATATCGATAAACTTCTAGCAGGATAA
- a CDS encoding 2-hydroxychromene-2-carboxylate isomerase, which produces MEPVWFYFDFASPYGYLAAKRVDAIAARHGRVVAWRAFLVGAAVKVTGSASLFEQPLRGDYTVHDMQRFARLQEVPLRVPPKLPVHSLVASRAYYWLFDQDPVLAKAFANAVFDAIWGEGRDLSSAQAVAEVAASEGIDSPALLAAIATAPVKGRLREEVTAAIAKGVFGSPFFLVDGEGFWGMDRLDQVDRWLETGGW; this is translated from the coding sequence ATGGAACCGGTCTGGTTCTACTTCGATTTTGCTTCTCCTTACGGGTATCTGGCTGCCAAGCGCGTCGATGCGATCGCGGCCCGTCATGGGCGTGTTGTTGCGTGGCGGGCCTTTCTGGTTGGTGCGGCCGTGAAGGTGACCGGGTCGGCCTCGCTTTTTGAACAACCGCTGCGTGGTGATTACACGGTCCACGATATGCAGCGCTTTGCAAGGCTGCAGGAGGTGCCACTGCGGGTGCCGCCAAAATTGCCGGTCCATTCCCTAGTGGCAAGCCGGGCATATTATTGGTTGTTTGATCAGGATCCGGTCCTTGCGAAGGCTTTCGCCAACGCCGTTTTTGATGCTATATGGGGCGAGGGGCGGGACCTTTCTTCGGCGCAAGCGGTGGCAGAGGTGGCGGCGTCCGAGGGAATAGACAGCCCGGCGCTGCTGGCAGCGATTGCGACGGCCCCCGTTAAGGGCCGGCTCCGCGAGGAGGTGACAGCCGCTATCGCCAAGGGTGTCTTTGGTTCGCCCTTCTTTCTTGTCGATGGCGAGGGTTTTTGGGGCATGGATCGATTGGACCAGGTTGATCGTTGGCTGGAGACGGGTGGTTGGTGA
- a CDS encoding methylmalonyl-CoA carboxyltransferase, giving the protein MKDILEELERKRVAARAGGGEKRVAAQHRKGKLTARERIELLLDPNSFEEYDMFVEHRCNDFGMDAQKVPGDGVVTGHGTINGRLVFVFSQDFTVFGGSLSETHAEKICKIMDQATKVGAPVIGLNDSGGARIQEGVSSLAAYGEVFQRNVNASGVVPQISLIMGPCAGGAVYSPAMTDFIFMVKDASYMFVTGPNVVKTVTHEEVTHEELGGAVTHTTRSGVADLAFENDVEALLQLRRFMDFLPSSNRVASPVYPTSDVSDRIEESLDTLVPANPNKPYDMKELILKVADEGDFFEIQPEYAKNILIGFGRIDGETVGFVANQPLVLAGCLDIDSSKKAARFVRFCDCFGIPIVTFVDVPGFLPGTSQEYGGIIKHGAKLLFAFAEATVPKVTVITRKAYGGAYDVMSSRHLRGDVNYAWPTAEIAVMGPKGAVEIIFRGDVDDPEKLEKRTEEYRKKFANPFIAGHRGFIDDVIMPHSTRRRISRSLAMLKNKQVKGLWRKHSNIPL; this is encoded by the coding sequence ATGAAGGACATTCTTGAAGAACTTGAACGCAAACGCGTTGCGGCGCGTGCCGGCGGCGGTGAAAAGCGAGTCGCGGCCCAGCATCGGAAAGGAAAGCTGACCGCGCGTGAGCGTATTGAGCTTCTTCTCGATCCGAATTCCTTTGAAGAATACGACATGTTTGTCGAACATCGTTGCAACGATTTCGGCATGGACGCGCAGAAAGTACCCGGCGATGGTGTTGTCACGGGTCACGGCACCATCAATGGTCGGCTGGTTTTCGTGTTTAGCCAGGATTTCACGGTTTTCGGTGGCTCTCTCAGCGAGACCCATGCCGAAAAAATCTGCAAAATTATGGACCAGGCCACCAAGGTGGGCGCGCCGGTCATTGGTTTGAACGATTCGGGCGGGGCGCGCATTCAGGAAGGCGTCTCTTCCCTTGCCGCCTATGGCGAGGTTTTTCAGCGCAACGTCAACGCTTCGGGCGTTGTTCCGCAAATTTCACTCATTATGGGGCCTTGCGCCGGGGGTGCCGTTTATTCGCCGGCGATGACGGACTTCATCTTTATGGTGAAAGACGCTTCTTACATGTTCGTCACCGGGCCGAATGTCGTTAAAACGGTAACCCATGAAGAAGTAACCCACGAAGAGCTTGGTGGGGCGGTTACCCATACGACACGTTCGGGCGTTGCCGATCTGGCTTTCGAAAACGATGTCGAAGCCTTGCTGCAACTTCGCCGTTTTATGGATTTTCTGCCATCGTCGAACCGCGTTGCATCGCCGGTTTATCCGACATCGGATGTTTCGGACCGGATTGAGGAATCCCTGGACACGCTTGTGCCGGCCAATCCAAACAAGCCCTATGACATGAAGGAGCTGATCCTGAAGGTCGCCGACGAAGGCGATTTTTTTGAGATACAGCCGGAATATGCCAAGAACATCCTGATCGGATTTGGGCGTATTGATGGGGAAACCGTCGGTTTTGTTGCCAATCAGCCGCTGGTTCTGGCCGGCTGCCTGGACATTGATTCGTCCAAAAAGGCCGCCCGCTTTGTTCGCTTCTGCGATTGTTTTGGTATCCCGATTGTGACCTTTGTGGATGTGCCTGGCTTCCTGCCCGGAACCAGCCAGGAATATGGCGGCATTATCAAACATGGTGCAAAATTGCTTTTTGCGTTTGCTGAGGCGACGGTCCCGAAAGTGACGGTCATTACGCGCAAGGCCTATGGGGGGGCCTATGATGTCATGAGTTCAAGGCATCTTCGCGGCGACGTTAATTATGCGTGGCCGACAGCGGAAATTGCTGTCATGGGGCCGAAAGGGGCTGTCGAGATCATTTTCCGGGGGGATGTGGACGATCCGGAGAAGCTTGAAAAACGGACCGAGGAATACCGCAAGAAATTTGCCAATCCTTTTATCGCCGGCCATCGCGGTTTTATCGACGACGTCATCATGCCTCACAGTACGCGGCGGCGGATCAGCCGTTCTCTTGCGATGCTGAAGAACAAACAAGTTAAAGGCCTTTGGAGAAAGCATTCGAACATCCCGCTTTAG
- a CDS encoding hydroxymethylglutaryl-CoA lyase (catalyzes the formation of acetoacetate and acetyl-CoA from 3-hydroxy-3-methylglutaryl-CoA), with protein sequence MAFPKSVEILEVGARDGLQNEPGTIATAVKVDFIDRLSKTGLKRIEFGAFVSPKVIPQMADSAEVLTGIAQTPGVQYEALVPNLRGFERALAAGVKNILIFGAASESFSQKNINCSIAESFDRFEPVCEAAKANNIRVRGAVSCVLGCPYEGEISVDVIADVAAKLYQMGCYEIALGDTIGTGTPLKAKRMVEAVARYVPVENLAAHFHDTYGQALSNLYAVLEEGVAVVDSSISGLGGCPYAKGATGNVATEDVLYMLNGLGIETGIDLDCLVDVSKFISDALGRDIGSRAGLAILRKRS encoded by the coding sequence GTGGCGTTTCCAAAATCGGTTGAAATTCTGGAAGTTGGTGCGCGTGACGGGCTTCAGAATGAACCCGGGACGATTGCTACCGCCGTGAAGGTCGATTTCATCGACCGTCTTTCAAAAACAGGTCTGAAGCGGATCGAATTTGGCGCCTTCGTCTCTCCAAAGGTCATTCCCCAGATGGCCGACAGTGCCGAGGTTCTTACGGGCATTGCACAGACGCCGGGCGTGCAATACGAAGCCCTGGTGCCGAACTTGCGAGGATTTGAACGCGCCCTTGCCGCTGGCGTGAAGAATATCCTGATTTTCGGGGCGGCGTCCGAGAGTTTTTCGCAAAAGAATATCAACTGTTCGATTGCGGAAAGTTTTGATCGTTTCGAGCCGGTTTGCGAGGCTGCGAAAGCCAACAACATCCGTGTGCGTGGTGCCGTTTCCTGCGTTCTAGGCTGTCCGTATGAAGGGGAAATCTCCGTCGATGTCATCGCCGATGTTGCGGCAAAGCTCTACCAGATGGGCTGCTATGAAATTGCCCTTGGCGATACGATCGGCACCGGCACGCCGTTAAAGGCAAAAAGGATGGTTGAGGCGGTTGCCAGATATGTGCCGGTTGAAAATCTGGCGGCGCATTTTCACGACACCTACGGCCAGGCTCTTTCCAATCTCTACGCGGTCCTTGAAGAGGGGGTTGCGGTTGTTGACAGCTCCATTTCCGGCCTGGGCGGGTGCCCTTACGCAAAAGGGGCTACCGGTAACGTCGCCACCGAGGACGTTCTCTATATGCTGAACGGTCTTGGCATCGAAACCGGGATCGACCTGGATTGCCTTGTCGATGTCAGCAAGTTTATCTCCGACGCCCTTGGTCGTGACATCGGCTCCCGGGCAGGCCTTGCCATCCTGCGGAAGCGGAGTTGA
- a CDS encoding peptidase M48 Ste24p: MDCFEPGFAKKQERTPLAVRMISLFAVLFFLLGACAPTTQRVVIDPVLAAKEAEKQREIALTESRKNNRRLFVISYPILVGGLSFCGDRVTPLVGASVSSIYHFPEEFHSAAKTVFGDSEQLQIAWVAPGTPADKAGLREHDLLLRINNKPVPKGKGAPKGFAKLYGEAAKGKQSFTLDVRRGEEEIRLTLMPEMGCDYPVLLASDDSLNAFADGERIVIMRGMVRFAESDTELGTVIAHELAHNAMEHISAKQGNAMLGLLADILASVGGVNTQGTFSRLAGRMHSQAFEAEADYVGLYIMALSGLEIKGAAYFWRRMAAAHPQAIREGGFLASHPSTPERFLALEKTVEEIEQKQAAGKPLRPEMKK; the protein is encoded by the coding sequence TTGGACTGCTTTGAACCGGGTTTTGCCAAAAAACAGGAAAGGACTCCACTGGCCGTGCGCATGATTTCCCTCTTTGCGGTGCTGTTTTTTCTTCTGGGGGCCTGTGCGCCGACGACGCAACGCGTCGTGATCGACCCGGTTCTTGCTGCGAAGGAAGCGGAGAAGCAGCGCGAAATTGCGCTTACGGAATCCCGGAAAAACAATCGACGTTTGTTTGTGATTTCCTATCCCATTCTTGTTGGCGGGTTGTCCTTTTGTGGGGACAGGGTCACTCCCCTGGTCGGGGCAAGTGTTTCAAGCATTTATCACTTTCCGGAAGAGTTTCACAGCGCCGCCAAGACGGTCTTTGGCGATAGCGAGCAATTGCAGATTGCTTGGGTTGCTCCGGGGACGCCTGCCGATAAGGCCGGCCTTCGCGAGCACGATCTGCTGCTGCGGATCAATAACAAGCCGGTGCCGAAAGGCAAGGGCGCTCCCAAGGGTTTTGCCAAGCTTTATGGCGAAGCCGCAAAAGGGAAACAAAGCTTCACCCTTGATGTTCGTCGCGGCGAGGAAGAAATACGCCTGACGCTTATGCCGGAAATGGGATGCGATTACCCGGTCCTGCTGGCCAGTGATGATTCCCTAAATGCGTTTGCCGACGGAGAACGCATTGTCATCATGCGCGGCATGGTTCGGTTTGCGGAGAGCGACACCGAATTGGGAACGGTCATTGCCCATGAGCTTGCCCATAACGCGATGGAACATATTTCCGCAAAGCAGGGCAACGCGATGCTGGGACTCCTTGCGGATATTCTGGCATCGGTCGGTGGGGTCAACACGCAGGGAACCTTTTCCCGTCTGGCGGGGAGGATGCATAGCCAGGCCTTTGAGGCGGAGGCGGATTACGTTGGTCTCTACATCATGGCGTTGAGCGGGCTGGAAATTAAAGGGGCGGCGTATTTCTGGCGGCGGATGGCGGCGGCGCATCCGCAAGCCATTCGAGAGGGCGGTTTCCTGGCATCCCATCCCTCGACGCCGGAACGTTTCCTCGCGCTTGAAAAGACGGTTGAGGAAATCGAACAAAAACAGGCGGCGGGCAAACCACTGCGCCCGGAAATGAAGAAATAA
- a CDS encoding acetyl-CoA C-acyltransferase (Catalyzes the synthesis of acetoacetyl coenzyme A from two molecules of acetyl coenzyme A. It can also act as a thiolase, catalyzing the reverse reaction and generating two-carbon units from the four-carbon product of fatty acid oxidation), with amino-acid sequence MSGDPIVIVGGARTPMGGFQGELGKVTSPELGAIAIKGALARAGISPECVEEVIMGCVLSAGCGQVPARQASLGAGISEAAGSTTINKACGSGMKAVMLANDLLRAGTNDVMVAGGMESMTNAPYLLMKGRGGYRMGHGEIYDHMFLDGLQDPFKGGDDLMGVFAENTAEKYQFTREAQDAFAIESLKRAKRAADDGSFDGEVVPVTIKSRKGETVVTRDEQPQTANLDKIPTLKPAFRKNGTVTPANSSSISDGAAAVVMMRLSEAEKRGLKPVAKILAHVTHSQDPAWFTTAPVFAIQKLLDKVKWGAKDVGLYEINEAFAVVTMAAMRDLDLPQDKVNVHGGACAMGHPIGASGCRILVTLLDALEKYDLNRGVASLCIGGGEATAVAVERMQ; translated from the coding sequence ATGTCTGGCGATCCAATCGTTATCGTAGGAGGGGCGCGAACCCCGATGGGCGGCTTTCAGGGCGAGTTGGGGAAGGTAACCTCTCCTGAACTCGGTGCCATTGCCATCAAGGGCGCGCTTGCGCGCGCGGGCATCTCGCCGGAGTGCGTCGAAGAAGTCATCATGGGCTGTGTATTGTCCGCCGGGTGTGGGCAAGTGCCGGCCAGGCAGGCTTCGCTGGGCGCGGGCATCTCCGAAGCGGCTGGCAGCACGACCATCAACAAGGCCTGCGGTTCCGGTATGAAGGCGGTCATGCTTGCGAACGATCTGCTTCGTGCAGGAACAAATGACGTGATGGTTGCCGGCGGCATGGAAAGCATGACGAATGCACCCTACCTTCTTATGAAGGGGCGAGGTGGCTATCGCATGGGGCATGGCGAAATTTATGACCACATGTTTTTGGATGGTCTTCAGGACCCCTTCAAGGGCGGTGATGATCTGATGGGCGTTTTTGCCGAGAATACGGCGGAAAAATATCAGTTTACCCGTGAGGCCCAGGACGCGTTTGCGATTGAATCGCTGAAACGCGCGAAGCGTGCTGCCGATGACGGAAGTTTTGATGGCGAGGTGGTGCCGGTAACGATTAAATCGCGCAAGGGCGAGACGGTCGTCACGCGCGATGAGCAGCCGCAGACGGCGAATCTGGACAAGATCCCAACCCTGAAGCCAGCTTTTCGCAAGAACGGAACGGTGACGCCCGCGAATTCAAGTTCGATCTCGGATGGGGCCGCCGCCGTTGTCATGATGCGGCTTTCCGAAGCCGAGAAGCGGGGGTTAAAGCCCGTGGCGAAAATTCTTGCGCATGTGACCCATTCCCAGGACCCGGCGTGGTTTACGACGGCGCCCGTCTTTGCCATCCAGAAACTGCTTGATAAGGTAAAGTGGGGTGCAAAGGACGTTGGCCTGTATGAGATCAACGAGGCTTTTGCTGTCGTGACGATGGCGGCCATGCGGGATCTCGACCTGCCGCAAGACAAAGTCAACGTGCATGGCGGGGCCTGTGCCATGGGGCATCCCATTGGCGCGTCGGGCTGTCGTATTCTCGTTACGTTGCTGGACGCACTTGAAAAGTACGATCTTAATCGTGGCGTGGCGTCGCTTTGCATCGGCGGTGGCGAGGCAACAGCGGTCGCGGTCGAACGGATGCAGTAA
- the accC gene encoding acetyl-CoA carboxylase biotin carboxylase subunit codes for MIKKILIANRGEIACRIIRTARKMNLRTVAIYSEADQDAPHVRMADEAVFLGPAPAAESYLDIKKVVKAAKDTGADAVHPGYGFLSENGAFAKALAKEKITFIGPSASAIAAMGDKVESKKIAKAAGVSVIPGHIGILKDADAALKIAKEIGYPVMVKASAGGGGKGMRIARNDAEVRDGFRSAQNEAKSSFGDDRIFLEKYIENPRHIEIQVLADSHGNIIHLGERECSIQRRHQKVIEESPSPAIDTKTRDAMGAEAVALAKKVDYCSAGTVEFVLGANGDFYFLEMNTRLQVEHPVTELVTGIDLVEQMIRVAAGEKLGIRQEDVTWTGWAMEARIYAEDPLRKFLPSIGRLARYREPVGEGVRVDSGVVEGSEISVYYDPMISKLCTYGVDRGEAIARMRMALDAYYIRGIEQNIAFLAAVMAKPRFLDGRLTTNFIAEEFPDGFSGADLPKDDAAGLIAVAAMLHQRFTERTASIDGQMPHHEAEAGMEWAVLLDGQSHPVQIKPELDGFDVMIGKATYAVRSQWALGSPIFHGTVNARPITVQIDRNGIGFRLTHGGAKHNVLVVTTRGAELAALMLVKMPPDLSRFLLSPMPGLLVAVAVAEGQSVQAGEELAVVEAMKMENVLRAEQDCTVSKIFAKAGDSLAVDQVIIEFEA; via the coding sequence ATGATTAAAAAAATTCTGATTGCCAATCGCGGTGAGATTGCCTGCCGGATTATTCGTACGGCACGGAAGATGAACCTTCGCACCGTCGCCATCTATTCCGAGGCGGATCAGGATGCGCCCCATGTGCGGATGGCGGATGAGGCGGTTTTTCTTGGCCCCGCACCCGCGGCTGAGAGTTATCTGGACATCAAAAAAGTCGTGAAGGCCGCGAAGGATACGGGCGCGGACGCCGTCCATCCCGGCTATGGCTTTCTGTCTGAAAACGGTGCTTTTGCCAAGGCGCTGGCCAAGGAGAAAATCACCTTTATTGGGCCATCGGCAAGCGCAATCGCGGCCATGGGGGACAAGGTTGAATCGAAAAAGATTGCGAAGGCCGCAGGCGTAAGCGTGATTCCAGGGCATATCGGCATCCTGAAGGATGCCGACGCGGCGCTAAAAATCGCGAAGGAAATAGGCTACCCGGTCATGGTCAAAGCCTCGGCTGGCGGTGGCGGCAAGGGCATGCGGATTGCGCGGAACGATGCCGAAGTCCGCGACGGGTTTCGCTCGGCACAGAACGAGGCAAAATCCAGCTTTGGCGACGATCGGATTTTCCTCGAAAAATACATCGAAAACCCTCGCCATATCGAAATCCAGGTGTTGGCGGATTCTCACGGTAATATCATTCACCTTGGCGAACGGGAATGTTCGATCCAGCGACGCCATCAAAAAGTTATTGAGGAATCGCCAAGCCCGGCAATCGACACCAAGACCCGTGACGCCATGGGGGCAGAGGCCGTGGCCCTTGCAAAAAAAGTTGATTATTGTTCGGCTGGCACCGTCGAATTTGTTCTTGGTGCAAATGGCGACTTCTATTTTCTCGAGATGAACACGCGCCTTCAGGTCGAACATCCGGTGACAGAGCTTGTGACCGGCATCGATTTGGTCGAGCAGATGATTCGCGTGGCTGCCGGCGAAAAGCTTGGCATCCGCCAGGAAGACGTCACGTGGACGGGTTGGGCGATGGAGGCGCGTATTTACGCGGAAGATCCGTTGCGCAAGTTCCTTCCTTCCATCGGTCGTCTTGCCCGTTACCGCGAGCCGGTCGGCGAGGGCGTTCGTGTCGATAGTGGGGTGGTGGAAGGCAGCGAGATCAGCGTTTATTACGATCCGATGATTTCTAAATTATGCACCTATGGCGTCGATCGCGGCGAGGCCATCGCACGGATGCGCATGGCCCTGGACGCGTATTACATTCGTGGGATTGAGCAAAACATCGCCTTTCTCGCTGCCGTGATGGCAAAGCCCCGCTTTCTCGACGGCAGGTTGACGACGAATTTCATTGCCGAGGAATTTCCAGATGGGTTCAGCGGTGCGGACCTCCCAAAAGATGATGCCGCAGGGCTGATTGCTGTCGCGGCGATGCTTCACCAACGTTTCACCGAGCGTACGGCCAGCATCGATGGCCAGATGCCCCATCACGAGGCTGAAGCCGGGATGGAATGGGCTGTCCTTCTTGATGGTCAGTCCCATCCGGTCCAGATCAAGCCAGAGCTTGATGGCTTTGATGTGATGATTGGCAAGGCCACCTATGCCGTTCGCAGCCAATGGGCTCTTGGCTCGCCCATTTTTCATGGCACCGTTAACGCGCGTCCTATTACCGTTCAGATCGACCGTAACGGAATCGGCTTTCGCCTTACCCATGGTGGCGCCAAGCATAATGTACTGGTTGTGACAACGCGCGGGGCGGAGCTTGCGGCTTTGATGCTGGTTAAGATGCCGCCGGATCTTTCGCGTTTTCTGCTGTCGCCGATGCCGGGGCTGCTTGTTGCTGTGGCTGTTGCGGAGGGGCAGAGCGTACAGGCGGGGGAGGAACTGGCCGTCGTTGAGGCAATGAAGATGGAGAACGTTCTCCGGGCTGAACAGGATTGTACGGTTTCAAAGATTTTCGCAAAAGCAGGCGACAGTCTGGCGGTCGATCAGGTGATCATCGAATTTGAAGCATAA
- the mgtE gene encoding magnesium transporter: MASEELEREGREGHPKEGYGLAPDLERAVAATLEAEDVSGVRALVAPLHVADVADLLEHLTADHRKFLFEILRPTLDAELLAQLDETVREEIIEYLGPEEVAAAVAELESDDAVEVIQELDREEQQEVLQAVPPQERAILEEGLTYPEESAGRLMQREMVVVPAYWTVGETIDFMRETDSLPKDFYDIFVVDPSHKPVGKIPLSRLLRTRRPVPVAKIMLQAPRPVSATTDQEEVAYLFRQYGLVSVPVIDAVGRIVGVITVDDVVDVIDEEAEEDIMKLGGVQETDIYSAVLDTTRSRFSWLFVNLFTAILASTVIAFFDAEIDKLVALAVLMPIVASMGGNAGTQTLTVAVRALAMRELTITNAWRIIGKETLVGGFNGVLFAALAGSVAWFWFEDPLLGAVLGLAMIVNLVIAGVAGAMIPIGLARAGVDPAVASGVFLTTVTDVVGFFSFLGLASILLL, translated from the coding sequence ATGGCCTCGGAAGAGCTGGAGAGAGAGGGACGGGAAGGTCATCCCAAGGAAGGCTATGGGCTGGCGCCTGACCTTGAGCGCGCCGTTGCTGCCACCCTGGAGGCAGAGGATGTGTCCGGCGTTCGTGCGTTGGTTGCCCCGCTGCATGTGGCCGATGTCGCCGATCTGCTCGAACATCTGACGGCAGATCACCGGAAATTCCTTTTCGAGATTTTGCGTCCGACCCTGGATGCCGAGCTGCTGGCGCAGCTTGACGAGACGGTCCGTGAAGAAATCATTGAATATCTCGGGCCGGAAGAGGTTGCTGCCGCCGTCGCCGAACTGGAAAGCGATGACGCGGTAGAGGTCATTCAGGAACTTGATCGCGAGGAACAGCAGGAAGTTCTTCAGGCCGTTCCACCACAAGAGCGCGCCATCCTTGAAGAGGGACTTACCTATCCGGAGGAAAGCGCTGGCCGTCTCATGCAACGGGAGATGGTCGTCGTGCCTGCCTATTGGACGGTTGGTGAGACAATCGACTTCATGCGCGAAACCGATTCTCTGCCAAAGGATTTCTACGACATTTTTGTCGTCGATCCATCCCATAAGCCGGTCGGAAAAATCCCTTTAAGCCGTCTCTTGCGGACGCGGCGACCGGTGCCCGTTGCGAAAATCATGCTTCAGGCACCGCGCCCCGTGTCGGCAACAACGGATCAGGAAGAGGTGGCGTATCTGTTTCGGCAATATGGCCTGGTTTCGGTGCCGGTCATTGATGCGGTCGGCCGGATTGTTGGCGTCATCACCGTGGATGATGTTGTCGATGTCATCGACGAAGAGGCAGAAGAAGACATCATGAAACTTGGTGGCGTTCAGGAAACGGATATTTACAGCGCCGTTCTTGACACGACGCGGTCGCGTTTTTCCTGGCTGTTCGTAAATTTGTTTACCGCCATTCTCGCATCCACCGTCATCGCCTTTTTTGATGCGGAAATCGACAAGCTTGTGGCGTTGGCGGTCCTCATGCCGATTGTTGCTTCGATGGGCGGCAATGCCGGGACCCAGACGCTGACCGTGGCCGTTCGTGCGTTGGCCATGCGTGAGCTTACCATAACGAATGCGTGGCGAATTATTGGCAAGGAAACGCTGGTTGGCGGTTTTAACGGCGTCCTTTTTGCCGCGCTTGCCGGAAGCGTCGCCTGGTTTTGGTTTGAAGACCCGCTTCTCGGTGCCGTGTTGGGGCTGGCGATGATTGTGAATCTCGTCATTGCGGGGGTCGCTGGCGCGATGATTCCTATCGGCTTGGCGCGGGCCGGGGTGGATCCGGCGGTCGCGTCGGGTGTTTTTCTGACTACCGTGACAGATGTCGTCGGATTCTTTTCCTTTCTTGGCCTGGCCAGCATCCTGCTTCTTTAG
- a CDS encoding lipoate-protein ligase B has product MQKTEIEWRFSDAPIPYSEAVEVMEARVAAIHDQNAPEMVWLLEHPPIYTAGTSAKQEELLDPDRFPVHQTGRGGKYTYHGPGQRVGYVLLDLKRRDADLRAYVRNLEEWAIRTLARFDVRGERREGRIGIWVDRGNGREDKIAATGVRIRRWVTYHGISLNVDPRLEHFQGIVPCGIANANYGVTSLADLGVSATTAEVDAALQVAFMNVFGETR; this is encoded by the coding sequence TTGCAAAAAACAGAAATCGAATGGCGATTTAGCGATGCGCCCATCCCCTATTCCGAGGCCGTTGAGGTCATGGAAGCGCGCGTTGCCGCCATCCACGACCAGAATGCACCGGAAATGGTGTGGCTTTTGGAACACCCGCCGATTTATACGGCCGGCACCAGTGCCAAGCAGGAAGAACTGCTGGATCCAGACCGATTTCCGGTCCACCAGACGGGTCGTGGCGGCAAATACACCTATCACGGGCCGGGACAGCGGGTTGGTTATGTGCTTCTCGACCTGAAACGGCGGGACGCCGATCTGCGCGCCTATGTTCGAAATCTTGAGGAATGGGCCATCCGCACCCTTGCCCGCTTTGATGTGCGCGGGGAACGCAGGGAGGGACGCATCGGCATCTGGGTTGATCGCGGCAACGGTCGGGAAGACAAAATCGCCGCGACCGGCGTACGCATCCGACGCTGGGTCACCTATCACGGCATTTCCCTGAACGTCGACCCACGTCTTGAACATTTTCAGGGCATCGTTCCCTGCGGGATCGCGAACGCGAATTACGGCGTCACATCCCTTGCCGATCTTGGCGTATCGGCGACGACAGCGGAAGTCGATGCCGCCCTGCAAGTGGCATTCATGAACGTTTTCGGCGAAACCCGTTAA